Within the Rhizobium grahamii genome, the region TCTTGATGACGGGCAGCGAGGTGTAGGACTGGAAGCCGAATTCCGAGCAGAAGCGCGGGCGAACGGAACGGTAATTGTCGAATGACTTGTTCTCGTGCCAGACCGACCAGTAGTGCATGTCGCCGGAGCCGTCGGCATGCCAGGCATCGCCGAAATCGAGATAGCCCGAGGCAGGGCTCGACGGCCACCAGATCGCATCCGGCACAGCCTTCTTCATCGCCTGCTCGATCACCCGGTTGAGGCGGTCGTAGGAGACGAGATAGCGGTCACGATCCTTGCGCGATTCCTCGAACCAGGTGAGCGCGCCCACCAGCTCGTTGTCACCGCACCAGAGCGCAATCGACGGATGCGAGTTCAGGCGGCGAACCTGATAGTCGACCTCGAGCGCGACATTGTCGAGGAAGTCCTCGGTCGAGGGATAGAGATTGCAGGCGAACATGAAGTCCTGCCAGACCATGAGGCCCAGGCGGTCGCAGAGATCGTAGAAATGATCATGCTCATAGAACCCGCCGCCCCAGACGCGGATCATGTTCATGTTGGCGGACTTGGCCGATTGCAGCAGGTCCTCGGTCTTCTCCGGCGACGACAGCGAAAACAGCGCGTCGGCCGGGATCCAGTTGGCGCCGCGGCAGAAGATCTCGCGGCCGTTGACCTTCAGCGCGAAACGGGCACCGGCGGCGTCAGGTGTGGTGATGAGCTCGACGGTGCGAAGACCGATCTGCTTGGTGACCGCATCGGAAGGCAGATCGACGGTCAGCGCATAGAGCGCCTGATCGCCGCTACCCGCCGGCCACCAGAGGCGCGGCTTGTCGATCTCGAACACGTGGTTGACGACGGTCTCGCCGGCGCCAACGCCGACATCGAGCCGAACGCGCTCGCCGTCGAGCGAGAAATGTACGGGAACGATGCCGGGGTTCTTAGAGAACAGCGTCGCCGTGACCTTGAGATCGACGGAGCCGTCGAGATTGTGCACCTGCTGGGTGGTGACGTGCTCGATACGGGCGGTGTCGAGACGGCGCAACGCGATCGTGCCGTAAAGCCCGAGTGGTGCAATCGCGATATTCCAGTCCCAACCGAAATGGCACTGCGGCTTGCGCAGCATGTTACCGTTGGGGATCGGCGAGTTGCCGGTCGAATAAGGAATGTAGAACGGCTGCTTGCCCTGACGGTCCGCACCCGCCGCGATGCTCGAATGCAGCACGATGCGGATGATGTTCTCGCCGGATTTCAGATGGCTGCTGACATCGGGGCGGTAGCGGCGGAAACTGTTGTCGGCGACGAGCGCCGGCGAG harbors:
- a CDS encoding beta-mannosidase, with the protein product MTSLPTNGFNLDLSGSWKLTSTDGEITAPITLPGDVHSALHAAKLIPDPYFGRNEEVVQWVAHRDWSIERSFTVSEPDGNWYLDIDYLDTVAAVFINGSPALVADNSFRRYRPDVSSHLKSGENIIRIVLHSSIAAGADRQGKQPFYIPYSTGNSPIPNGNMLRKPQCHFGWDWNIAIAPLGLYGTIALRRLDTARIEHVTTQQVHNLDGSVDLKVTATLFSKNPGIVPVHFSLDGERVRLDVGVGAGETVVNHVFEIDKPRLWWPAGSGDQALYALTVDLPSDAVTKQIGLRTVELITTPDAAGARFALKVNGREIFCRGANWIPADALFSLSSPEKTEDLLQSAKSANMNMIRVWGGGFYEHDHFYDLCDRLGLMVWQDFMFACNLYPSTEDFLDNVALEVDYQVRRLNSHPSIALWCGDNELVGALTWFEESRKDRDRYLVSYDRLNRVIEQAMKKAVPDAIWWPSSPASGYLDFGDAWHADGSGDMHYWSVWHENKSFDNYRSVRPRFCSEFGFQSYTSLPVIKTYADAKDMNVASPVMELHQKNAGGNERIAGTMFRYFRFPKDFPNFVYLSQIQQGLAIKTAVEYWRSLKPHCMGTIYWQLNDTWPVASWSSLDYGGRWKAMHYLVKRFFQPVAVAAIPSDDGKQIRFSLVNDTLDDVSVDLSISIIDMKGERKHLKDVQAVCTPDAAVTAASIEVSEIPSGTLLAWRFTASNGMGGEGHYVHGTYKALELEPAGLMVTHEYAEEDGSVCLNVTAKGLALFVMIETDTDGKYSDNAFDLAAGETRRITFTPAKPLTGGALPDFRFYDLQSCQSVD